A region from the Malus domestica chromosome 07, GDT2T_hap1 genome encodes:
- the LOC103438618 gene encoding thioredoxin-like protein CITRX, chloroplastic yields the protein MALFQTQTPPPIYSHGFSFKTHSYSPLALPFHLPPPSLPLSVSSMKTHDQSSLFSPSTVKRKLLCSPPHGKHVREDYLVKKASAEEVQELVKGDRNVPIIVDFFATWCGPCILMAQELEMLAVEYESNVRIIKVDTDDEYEFARDMQVRGLPTLLFISPDSSKDAIRTEGLIPLQMMRDIIDNEM from the exons ATGGCTCTCTTCCAAACACAAACACCTCCTCCTATCTACAGCCATGGCTTTAGCTTCAAAACCCACAGCTACTCTCCCTTGGCCTTACCATTTCATCTCCCACCGCCTTCCCTCCCTCTTTCTGTCTCCTCCATGAAAACCCACGACCAAAGCTCACTCTTTTCTCCCTCAACAGTGAAAAGAAAGTTGCTTTGCAGCCCCCCTCATGGTAAACATGTCAGAGAAGATTATCTTGTG AAGAAGGCGTCGGCCGAGGAGGTCCAGGAACTGGTAAAAGGAGACAGAAATGTACCCATTATTGTTGATTTCTTTGCAACATGGTGTGGACCCTGTATATTGATGGCTCAAGAACTTGAAATG CTCGCTGTAGAGTATGAGAGCAATGTACGAATTATAAAGGTTGATACGGATGATGAGTACGAATTCGCACGCGACATGCAG GTACGAGGATTGCCAACATTGTTATTTATCAGTCCAGATTCAAGTAAAGATGCCATCCGGACTGAAGGGCTCATCCCGTTACAGATGATGAGGGATATCATTGATAACGAAATGTGA